The Acidimicrobiia bacterium region ACGCTGGCCGTGATTCTCGGGCGGGCCCGCACGAGGACCCTGTTTGCCCTGCTGGTGTTCGGATCGTTCGTTGCCATCGCATTGTTCGGTTTGGCCGGATGGACCGCCGCCCCGACCATGCTGGCGGTCTTCCTGGCGCCGTTCAGCGCCGCCCTGGTCAGGACGGTGTACACCAGAACGGAAGGCCCCGCCCTCATCCGTGTGCTCAAAGGCACCGCCCGCTTGCACCTCCTGGTCGGTCTGGTGCTGGCAGCCGGGGCAGCTGTAGGAACGGCCTAGGCATACACCTCCTGCCTGCTTTAGTGTGGCGTCGAAACCACCGGGAGGAACTGCGTTGGCTTCGGATCTGGAACATCTCATCGCCCGCAACGAGCAGTGGGCGGAGAAGTTCGACAAGGGCGATCTGCCCATCAAAGCGAACCTGCCCGTCGCGATTCTGAGCTGCATCGACCCCCGCACCTCCCCGGTGCATTTCTTCGGCCTCGACGTCGGCGACGCCCTCATCATGCGCACCGTAGGCGGGAGGGTCACGGAATCGGTCGAAGCCGAACTTGCCGTACTCTGGTTCTTGATGGGAAGACTTGCCGGCCGTGAGCCGGTGCTGAGCCTGGCCGTAATACATCACACGGATTGCGGGATGCAGAAGATTGCCGGCGACGAGGCAAGAGCGGCACTCACCGAGCAACTGGGGACGGACCGCTACAGCACCCTCTACCCCGCTCCGGACCCCGAGATCAGCGTTCGCACCGACGTCGAACGCCTGCGGACCTCGCCAATGGTGCCGGCTGCGTTGACGGTCACCGGTCACGTATACGACGTGCATTCAGGAGTCCTGCACACCATCGTTGGTACTTGAGCCGGATCAGACCGGCCCGGGAGGGTTTCTCAAGAACTTTCGGACCAGGGCACCGACGGCTGCCGGAACCTCGCCGATGAGGCTATGCCCGGCGCCGGCGATGACCTCGAACCGACCGTCTTGCACGGTGGCGGCCATCCGGTTCGCCGCCTCGCAGTAGCGGGCATCGTTTTCCCCGGCGATGAACAGCACAGGCAGTTCGATGCCGGCGATCGCCTCCCCGACGTAGTCCTGCACCCCCTGCCCCATCCCGCGCAGCGCCGCAGCCAGTCCCGCCGCGGTGTTCTCCATGCGTCGCGCTCGATCGAGTTCCTGCCACCAGGTGGACCTCCGGCGAAGGCCGGCGAACATGGGGAGGTCCAGCCACTCGGTGAGGAAGGTCGCCAGACCGACGCGTTCGATCAGTGCGGCCAGCTCGTCGTCGGCCAGGCGCCTCGCCTCTCTTTCATCGCGATCAGCCACGCCGGGCGACGTGGAGACGAGCACCAGGCGGCTGATGAGTTCGGGTCGGGTGAGCGCCAGGTGGAGTGCAACCCGACCACCCTGTGAGTAGCCGACAACTAGTTTGGGGGAGCCGGTTGCTTCGATAACGGCCGCGATTGCGGATTCTGCGGCGCTCAGCGAGACCGGATCTGCGATGGTTAGTCCATGACCCGGCAAATCGGGGGCAATGAGCGGGCCGACGAAGGTGGCGAGTTCCTCGAAGGATCCGCCGTGCTGGGAAAAGCCGTGCAATGCGACGATCGGGGCCGGTCCGGCACCAAAGCGCCGGACGTTCACCATCCCGTTCTCGAACGCCAATGTCTCCACCGGGGGTAGTCTGGCCGTCCTGATGCGCACTTCCAACCGCAACTATGCAGCCACTGTGCCTTTCGTCGAAGCCCTGGTCCAACTCGGCCTCCAGCACGTGGCGATAACGCCGGGGTCGCGGAACACCCCGCTGGCATACGCGTTCGCCGATCATGAGGGAATCGAGGATTCGTCTCATCACGATGAACGCTCGGCGGCTTTTTTCGCACTGGGAATGGCCAGGGTTACACAGCGGCCGGTAGCGTTGGTCTGCACCTCCGGCACCGCCGCTGCTGAGTACTTGCCGGCCATCGTCGAGGGCCGCAACGCCCGCATACCCCTCATTGTGATGACGGCCGACCGCCCGCCGGAAACACGCGACGTCGGCGCCCCGCAAACGATCGACCAGCACGGAATGTACGGCCGGGCCGTCAAGTGGTCGTACGAGGCGCCCATCCCCGAAGCACGCCGGGAAATCATCGCCGCTTACACGGCGCTGGCCGGCCGGGTCTGGTCGGCCGCCCTGGAAGTCCCGATGGGACCGGTCCACTTGAATCTCCCGTTCCGTGAACCGCTGGCTCCCGTGCACATTCCCGGCGAGGTTCCGTCGGATCTCCCTCCGCCGCGAATGCCGTCGTTTTCTCCGGCACCGCCGGTGGCGCCGAGTGCGGAGTTAGTCGAGCAGATTTTCCGATCGATCCAGTCCGGCCGGACGATGATCATCGCCGGGCCCAATGATGATCCGGCTTTCGCGAAACCCGCCGCAGATCTGGCCATGAAGGCGCGGCTACCCGTGATCGCCGACCCGCTGTCCGGGCTCCGGGCCGGTTCCCACCATCTCGCCAACGTGATCACGACCGGTGATTGGCTCGCCAGACGGGGCGACCTGGACGGCCAATTGAGGCCGGATTTCATCATCAGGTTCGGGGCGCCGCCAACGTCGAAGGCGCTGACCACATGGATGGCCGACCAGGCGGACATCGAACAGGTGCTGTTCGATGAGGCAGGGTGGCGTGATCCGGGAGCATCTGCGGCACAACTGATTCGCAGCGACTCCGCCACCGCGGCAACCGTCCTGGCGGCGCGCATGAATGAACCGGGAACGGAAGCCTGGGTCGAGCAGTGGCGCCATGCCGAAGCCTCGATCGATATGCAACTCGACGTCCCGTTTCCTTCCGAGCCTGCGATCGGGCGAGCGCTCCACGATCATCTGCCCGACGGGTCCGCCCTCTTCGTCGCTTCATCGATGCCGATCAGGGTCCTCGATGCCTATTTCCGAACGGTCGAACGCGACATTTCGATCTACGGCAACCGGGGAGCGAACGGCATCGACGGCCTGCTCTCGTCTGCACTTGGAGCGGCGGTTGGATCGGGTCGACCGACCTACGTGTATCTCGGCGACATCTCCTTCCTCCACGATCTCACCGCGCTGGCCACCATCGTCCGGATGAACGTTCCCCTCACGGTGCTGTTGGCCAACAACAACGGCGGCGGAATTTTCAATCTCTTGCCGCAAGCCGAGTTCACCGAGTACTTCGAGCGGCACCTCGGCACACCGCACGGCCTCGACTTCGGCAAGATCGCGGACGCCTTCGGCCTCGACCATCAGATTCCGCAGACGTCCGGCGAACTCGGAGCATCGATCGCCACACCTGCCTCCACTGCCCGTGTCATCGAGGTGCAGACAGACCGGACCGAGAGCGCCGACCTCATCCGCTCGATGTGGAAGAAGGTTGCGGATAGCGCCTGAGGCGTACGCCGACGGGGTCGGCCGGGTTTCACGCCTCAGTGAGGAGAGAGAGCATCGGGCCGAACTTGAGTCGCGTTTCTTCGAGCTCTGACTGGGGGTCCGAACCTGCCACTATGCCGGCGCCGGCAAACATCCGGGCGGTCGCCCCTCGCACGAGAGCACATCGCAATGCCACTGCGACTTCGCCGTCTCCGTCCGAATCGATCCAGCCGATGCCGCCTGAATACCAGCCTCGATCGATCCGCTCCAGCTTGCCGATCATGGCGACCGCTTCGTCCTTCGGTGACCCGCCGACGGCAGGCGTCGGATGCATGGTTTCGACGACGTCGAGAATGCCCAGATCCGATCGCAGGCCGCCCTGGATGCGCGTTGACAGGTGCTGCACGTTGGCCATCCGGCGCAGCATCGGTGTGGTCGGAACCGAGAGATCCGACATCAATGGGCGTAGCCTGGTCGCAATGTCGTCGATCACGATCCGGTGCTCGAGCCGGTTTTTGGCGCTCGCCATCAGCGCCTCCCCCAGTGCCCGGTCTTCGTCCTCACCTGCGCCGCGTGAGGTCGTTCCGGCCAACGGCTCCGAGGTCACCAGTGAATCACGCACGGATGCCAGCAGCTCCGGCGAGGCGCCCACAAACGCGTCATCTCCGGCCTCCCACGCGTAGGCGAAGCACCCCGGATATCCCAGGCGGAGCCTGGCCGCGAGATCAAACGGATCCGCCGTCACATCTGAGGTGACCAGTACGGACCGGGCGAGCACCACTTTCTCGACGGCACCTGCCTGGATCGCGGCCAGAGCTTCCTCGACCGCCTCCACCCACTCACCGGGAGCCGGGACCGATTCGATGGTCCGGTCGGCGGCATGGCGACGGGACATCGGAACAGGTCGTCGGAGACTCCGCAAAAGAGCGAACACCCCGGACGAGTCACCGTCTTGCACGGCGACGATGAGCTTCGTCGATTCACCTTCCCGCACAACAGTGGCCGCCGGGAGCACGAGCCGGGTCGGACCGAACCGTTGCCACTCCTCGCTGTGGGGGCCGTCCGCTTCGAACGAGTACCCCAGCACGAATCTGGCGCCGGGGAGGTCGGGTAGTTGCGGGGCCAGTCGCCGCAATCTGCCTTCTCCCGATGAAGCGCCTGCCTCCCACGCCGATCCAACGGCACCCACCTCGACACCGCCGGGCCGGCCGAAGTAGACCGCCAGCCCGACGAGATGGTGAGCAGCTCTCACGAACACGAGCGGGTCGATATCGAAATCGACAGACGCGACAGTCCACGAGGCATCGCCATCGTCCAGCGCGGCTTCCAGTTCGGCGAGAATCGGTTCGGGAATCAACACAGTCCAAAGATTCTACGTTCGTTCCGGCACCACGAGAACCCGATCATCCAGGCGCACCGTCCACAATGAACTGTGCGATGAGATCGGCCACCCTGGCCGGCTGCTCCATCGGGAGGAAATGACCGGCGCCGGACACGACAGTCGCCGAGGCTTGCGGCATTCGAGAGACCAGATCGTCCACGAGGGGGCGGATGTGCGTGGTCGAGAACTCGCCGGCGAGCAACAGGACGGGAACCTCGATCTCTCCAAGCCTCTGATACGCACCGTGTGCGCCGCCCCCGCGATAGACGTCTGCCTCGTGCTCGGGCCGACAACGCAGCACCCATTGACCCTCCTGCGCTAAGAGACCACCGGAGACATACGCCTTCAAAGCGCGTTCGTCCCACTGCCTGAACACGTGCTTTTCTGCGAAGTTCTGAAACGCGTCGTCTGGCGAAGGAAAGGCGTTGCGTCTCCGTAGGGCAGCCTCGACGAGCGGATTGTCGAATCGGCCAAACGGAGGGGGGAACATGATCGGCTCGATGAGGATGAGACGGTCGAACGTTCCTGGGCGCTGGATCTCCGCCATGGCCAGCGAGGCGCCGCCCATTGAGTGGCCTATGCCGACGAGGCTCTCCGCCTCGAAACCGTCTGCCACCGCCAGTGCATCGCCGGCGAAATCCCACCAGTCGAACGGTGGCTGACCCGGATCCGATCGTCCGTGGGCCCGGGCATCCCAGGCAACGATCGCGTTATCGAGGTTGTGTCGGAGGTGCTCGACGACCGGACTCCACACCTCTTTGCAGAAACCGGTGGCGTGAGCGAGCAGGAGGCCGGTTCCGATTTTGCCGGGCCACCTGAGGGCGGCGAGGTCACCTCCTGCTCCGTGCAGCGTCACCGCTTCCGGATCAGGCACCGACGTGGTTGTTGATTCCTTCGAACGAGTCGATGAAGTTGCGGAGGTCCTTCTCGGTTCCGGGATCGGAGGCATCGTCGAAGTAGTAGGCACGGCCCCACGCTACCGCGGCGCCGACCCGGGAGACTCCGTCGGCGTCGACGATCTCGGCGTAGGGGAACATCAGCACGTTGTCGCCCTCATAATCGGCCAGAACTGAACGCAGCATGGCCGTCAAATCCTCGCAGCCATCCGGGCAGTTGTAGGTCAGTGCGACTCCTCCGTCTTCGAGGTTGTGCACATAGGCTTCCGGCGGGACCTGCTGGTCGTATTCCTGCCAGGCGACCAGGTTGCCAAGGTGTGGTCCGGACGATGGAGGCGAGCTGTTGTAGGGGATGTGGGCCTGGTCGACCGTAGCCAGGTGATCGTTGCCAAGGCTATCGAAGGTAGTCCAGGGTGGCTCAGGGGCGAAGAGTATCCAGGCAGCACCAACTCCCAGCAGACCAACCGCCGCCACCGCCACGATCATCATCCGGCGACGATCTGCAGCCTGCTTGCGCGCCGCTTGTTCCGCTGCTTTTTGCTCTCGCTCTTGCAGGAGCCGCTTTCCACGCGCCCTGGCCATAGATCCCCTCGGTGTCGATCGGGGAATCGTAACCGTTCCCGAAATATGTGGGGGCCTACTGAACCGATCGCTGGTCGTCGACCTCGAAGTCGAGTTCGCTTTCGAGGCGAACGACTCCATCGAGACGGCGTGTCAGTTCCTCCAGGAGACGCGTATCGCTCTTGGTCGGCAGCGTCCCCTGCAGCGTGACGATTCCGTCGGCGACCGTGACGTCGACAACGCCGTCTTCGAGGAAGAGGATACGGCGAATGACATCCTCACGGATCTCGTCCTCGATCACATCGTCCGGCCGCGCGAATGCGGCAACAACGTCGGCCCGGCTGATCACCCCGCGCAGTCTCCCCTCCGAGTCAACTACCGGAAGTCGCTTCACCCCGTGATTGACCATCACCCGAGCAGCCTCGGTCAAGCTGGCTTCCGGATAGATGACGAAGGGATCGAGCGTCATCGCCTGTTCGACCGTCTCAGCCTCAGCGACCTGCGGTTCATTGAAAAGAGCATCGAGCAGGCGACGCCGGCGTGGTTCTGACCGGCCGGCCTCCCGTGCGAGGAAGTCGGCCTCGGTGATGATGCCGATGATTTTCCCATCCTCGTCGAGGACCGGCAGGCCACTCACGCCAACATCGGTCATCGTGCGGGCTGCCTCCTTGAGGCTCATGCCGGGCGTTACCGTCACCACTTCGGTTGTCATGAGGTCCAGGACACGCACTTCATGCTCCCTTCAGCCATGTCTGCCTGAGATCCAGCTCAAGGCCATCCTCGGCACTTAGCTGCACATATCTGTGAGGGTAATCGGGGCGAGGCACCGGCCGGTCACTTCCCGACCCACGCCTCGGGCGGGTACTCCTGCTCGCGACGGGCGGCCAATCGGGCGGCGTAGGCGGCGGCCTCGCTGCGCCGGCTCATCTCGAGTTTGGCGAGGAGATTGGAGACGTAGTTCTTCACCGTCTTCTCTGCGAGGAACATCTGCTCGGAAATCTCCCGATTGGTAAGGCCATCCGCGATGTGATCCAGGATCTTGCGTTCTTGCGGCGTGAGGCGGGCAAGGAGGGGGTCGTCTGGTTCGTCCCCCCGAAGCTTGCGAAAAAGCCGATCCGTCATCTCTCCGTCGAGCAGAGATTCTCCCGCTGCCACTTTGCGGATGTTGTTGACGAGATCGTGAGAGTCGATGCGTTTCAGCACGTACCCGGAAGCGCCGGCGACAATGGCCGACATCAGGGCTTCCTCATCGGCATACGACGTGAGCATCAACACCTTGACGGCAGGCCAGCGGGAGCGGATCTCCCGGCAGGCTTCGACACCCGAGCCATCCGGCAGGCGGACGTCCATCACCACGACCTCAGGCGATGCATAGCCCACTCTCCGTACCGCCTCGGCCACGGATCCTGCTTCGCCGACCACCTCGAAATCCTCCTCGGCCTCGAGGAGAGCTTTCAAACCTTGACGAACGATCTCGTGATCATCGACAACCACTATGCGCAAAGTGTTACTCCTGGACTCCAGGCTAATCGGAATGGGACTTTCGACCCTGGTACTTGTTCCCCGACTGCACCGACCAAGGTCCCGAGTTCGGAAGAACGCGTGTTTCGGGATATCCTCACGCCATGGTCGACGCAACGCTCCCAGCGAGCAGACTCGCCCAAATGGTAGAGGGTGCAGCCGCGGTCGCCGGGCAGACCGATCTGACCGCCGTCCTGTGGACTACCGTCGAGACTGCGATGGATCTGACGGGGGCCACGTACGGTGCGCTGGGGGTCATCGGCGAGCACGGCACGCTCATTCAGTTCCTCCACGTGGGAATTGACCCCGACCTCACTGCCCGGATGGGTGACCCTCCCCGCGGCCGCGGGGTTCTCGGCACCATCACCCGCGTTGCGAAGACGGTCCGGGTGGACAAACTCTCCGACCATCCCGATTACGTCGGATTCCCCGATCATCATCCGTCGATGGAGACGTTCCTAGGTGTTCCCATCAAGATCGGCGATTCCGTGTTTGGAAACCTCTATCTGACCGAGAAGCCGCGGGGATTCACCCTCGATGATGAGGCGCTGGTCGAAGCCCTGGCTGTCATCGCGGGATCTGCGATCTCCACCGCCCGCCTCCAGCGACGACTCAGAAGAGTCGCCGTTGTGGAGGACCGCGAGCGCATCGCCAGGGATCTCCACGACGCCATCATCCAGGACCTTTTCGCCGTCGGGCTTTCATTGCAGGCTCTCGCGCAAAGCATTCAGGACGAAGTCGCCCGTGGAGGACTCGATGAGGCGGTCGGGCGGCTCGACGACTCCATCGCGGCGCTGCGCCGCTACATATTCGACCTGAGGCCGCCCGTTTGGACGCGTCGCAATCTCCGCCTGGAGCTATCCGATATGGTCGGACAACTCGCCGGGCCGTACGGTGCAGACGTCGAGGTGCGGGTCTCGAGCGGAGCAGCCGACCTGGCGGGGACTACGGTGGACGACGCCCTCCAGATGATCCGCGAGGCGCTCAGTAACGCACTGCGGCACTCCGGAGCAACGACGATCTCGGTCAGCATCGAAGAAGCTGCCGACCGCGTCCTCATCACGGTATCCGATGACGGTGACGGGTTCGATCCAACCACTGTTCAAAAAGGCATGGGACTGGACAACCTGCGCTCGCGAGCCGACAAGGCGCGGGGCACCACCACGATCAACACATCGCCCGGTGAGGGCACAACGGTGCTGATCAGCCTGCCGCTCTGAGCTGACGGCCTGCTGCCGCGGTTCCAGGTTCCAGGTTTTGAGTTCCAACCGGTCCAACTCCGTATGCGAAAGCTCGTCCAAAGAACCTAGAACCTAGAACCGCGGGCCGCTCGAAGAGCGGCCCGCTAAGAGTTGATGATTTCTTTCTCGGCCGGTCCGTTCGCCGGCGCCAATGCCGACGCAATGCGGTCCATGAACGCCTTCACGCTGGCCTCGGCGACGCGGTGTAGGAGGGCTCGATCGAGAACCTCACCTACCGGCCCGAGCGGCGGGTCGTAGGACCCGCGAAAGGTGAGCTGAGCT contains the following coding sequences:
- a CDS encoding carbonic anhydrase — protein: MASDLEHLIARNEQWAEKFDKGDLPIKANLPVAILSCIDPRTSPVHFFGLDVGDALIMRTVGGRVTESVEAELAVLWFLMGRLAGREPVLSLAVIHHTDCGMQKIAGDEARAALTEQLGTDRYSTLYPAPDPEISVRTDVERLRTSPMVPAALTVTGHVYDVHSGVLHTIVGT
- a CDS encoding alpha/beta fold hydrolase; amino-acid sequence: METLAFENGMVNVRRFGAGPAPIVALHGFSQHGGSFEELATFVGPLIAPDLPGHGLTIADPVSLSAAESAIAAVIEATGSPKLVVGYSQGGRVALHLALTRPELISRLVLVSTSPGVADRDEREARRLADDELAALIERVGLATFLTEWLDLPMFAGLRRRSTWWQELDRARRMENTAAGLAAALRGMGQGVQDYVGEAIAGIELPVLFIAGENDARYCEAANRMAATVQDGRFEVIAGAGHSLIGEVPAAVGALVRKFLRNPPGPV
- the menD gene encoding 2-succinyl-5-enolpyruvyl-6-hydroxy-3-cyclohexene-1-carboxylic-acid synthase; translation: MRTSNRNYAATVPFVEALVQLGLQHVAITPGSRNTPLAYAFADHEGIEDSSHHDERSAAFFALGMARVTQRPVALVCTSGTAAAEYLPAIVEGRNARIPLIVMTADRPPETRDVGAPQTIDQHGMYGRAVKWSYEAPIPEARREIIAAYTALAGRVWSAALEVPMGPVHLNLPFREPLAPVHIPGEVPSDLPPPRMPSFSPAPPVAPSAELVEQIFRSIQSGRTMIIAGPNDDPAFAKPAADLAMKARLPVIADPLSGLRAGSHHLANVITTGDWLARRGDLDGQLRPDFIIRFGAPPTSKALTTWMADQADIEQVLFDEAGWRDPGASAAQLIRSDSATAATVLAARMNEPGTEAWVEQWRHAEASIDMQLDVPFPSEPAIGRALHDHLPDGSALFVASSMPIRVLDAYFRTVERDISIYGNRGANGIDGLLSSALGAAVGSGRPTYVYLGDISFLHDLTALATIVRMNVPLTVLLANNNGGGIFNLLPQAEFTEYFERHLGTPHGLDFGKIADAFGLDHQIPQTSGELGASIATPASTARVIEVQTDRTESADLIRSMWKKVADSA
- a CDS encoding isochorismate synthase — protein: MLIPEPILAELEAALDDGDASWTVASVDFDIDPLVFVRAAHHLVGLAVYFGRPGGVEVGAVGSAWEAGASSGEGRLRRLAPQLPDLPGARFVLGYSFEADGPHSEEWQRFGPTRLVLPAATVVREGESTKLIVAVQDGDSSGVFALLRSLRRPVPMSRRHAADRTIESVPAPGEWVEAVEEALAAIQAGAVEKVVLARSVLVTSDVTADPFDLAARLRLGYPGCFAYAWEAGDDAFVGASPELLASVRDSLVTSEPLAGTTSRGAGEDEDRALGEALMASAKNRLEHRIVIDDIATRLRPLMSDLSVPTTPMLRRMANVQHLSTRIQGGLRSDLGILDVVETMHPTPAVGGSPKDEAVAMIGKLERIDRGWYSGGIGWIDSDGDGEVAVALRCALVRGATARMFAGAGIVAGSDPQSELEETRLKFGPMLSLLTEA
- a CDS encoding alpha/beta hydrolase, with the translated sequence MPDPEAVTLHGAGGDLAALRWPGKIGTGLLLAHATGFCKEVWSPVVEHLRHNLDNAIVAWDARAHGRSDPGQPPFDWWDFAGDALAVADGFEAESLVGIGHSMGGASLAMAEIQRPGTFDRLILIEPIMFPPPFGRFDNPLVEAALRRRNAFPSPDDAFQNFAEKHVFRQWDERALKAYVSGGLLAQEGQWVLRCRPEHEADVYRGGGAHGAYQRLGEIEVPVLLLAGEFSTTHIRPLVDDLVSRMPQASATVVSGAGHFLPMEQPARVADLIAQFIVDGAPG
- a CDS encoding DUF3105 domain-containing protein, giving the protein MARARGKRLLQEREQKAAEQAARKQAADRRRMMIVAVAAVGLLGVGAAWILFAPEPPWTTFDSLGNDHLATVDQAHIPYNSSPPSSGPHLGNLVAWQEYDQQVPPEAYVHNLEDGGVALTYNCPDGCEDLTAMLRSVLADYEGDNVLMFPYAEIVDADGVSRVGAAVAWGRAYYFDDASDPGTEKDLRNFIDSFEGINNHVGA
- a CDS encoding CBS domain-containing protein, producing the protein MTTEVVTVTPGMSLKEAARTMTDVGVSGLPVLDEDGKIIGIITEADFLAREAGRSEPRRRRLLDALFNEPQVAEAETVEQAMTLDPFVIYPEASLTEAARVMVNHGVKRLPVVDSEGRLRGVISRADVVAAFARPDDVIEDEIREDVIRRILFLEDGVVDVTVADGIVTLQGTLPTKSDTRLLEELTRRLDGVVRLESELDFEVDDQRSVQ
- a CDS encoding response regulator transcription factor, which codes for MRIVVVDDHEIVRQGLKALLEAEEDFEVVGEAGSVAEAVRRVGYASPEVVVMDVRLPDGSGVEACREIRSRWPAVKVLMLTSYADEEALMSAIVAGASGYVLKRIDSHDLVNNIRKVAAGESLLDGEMTDRLFRKLRGDEPDDPLLARLTPQERKILDHIADGLTNREISEQMFLAEKTVKNYVSNLLAKLEMSRRSEAAAYAARLAARREQEYPPEAWVGK
- a CDS encoding GAF domain-containing sensor histidine kinase, which encodes MVDATLPASRLAQMVEGAAAVAGQTDLTAVLWTTVETAMDLTGATYGALGVIGEHGTLIQFLHVGIDPDLTARMGDPPRGRGVLGTITRVAKTVRVDKLSDHPDYVGFPDHHPSMETFLGVPIKIGDSVFGNLYLTEKPRGFTLDDEALVEALAVIAGSAISTARLQRRLRRVAVVEDRERIARDLHDAIIQDLFAVGLSLQALAQSIQDEVARGGLDEAVGRLDDSIAALRRYIFDLRPPVWTRRNLRLELSDMVGQLAGPYGADVEVRVSSGAADLAGTTVDDALQMIREALSNALRHSGATTISVSIEEAADRVLITVSDDGDGFDPTTVQKGMGLDNLRSRADKARGTTTINTSPGEGTTVLISLPL